From Micrococcus porci, one genomic window encodes:
- a CDS encoding SDR family NAD(P)-dependent oxidoreductase: MNATIPHTCNVTIATEVDVHHRTALITGGSRGIGAAVAVALAQGGATLVGIHYARDSTAAEAVVERVNEAGASGVLIRADLAEGAAGAAHLATRWRDEVRRHDARGTDVLVSNAGINGAQSLSELDEGTVARVVNVNLVAPLMLVHHLSDHINDHGRVIGISSGFARIAAPTHVAYTASKAGLEAAFRAIAAELAERDITVNTVRPGVIDTDINADWINEPGARDAVAAAAALRRVGQPDDVADIVAFLASHSSRWMTGQSLDATGGTQL; encoded by the coding sequence GTGAATGCTACGATACCGCATACATGTAACGTAACGATCGCTACGGAGGTAGACGTGCACCATCGAACAGCATTGATCACGGGAGGATCGCGCGGTATAGGTGCCGCCGTCGCCGTTGCACTGGCACAGGGAGGCGCCACGCTGGTGGGGATCCACTACGCCCGCGACAGCACTGCCGCGGAGGCAGTGGTCGAGCGAGTCAATGAAGCCGGCGCGTCCGGCGTCCTCATTCGCGCGGACCTCGCCGAAGGTGCCGCCGGCGCTGCTCACCTGGCGACGCGTTGGCGGGACGAGGTTCGACGGCACGACGCACGTGGAACGGATGTGCTTGTCAGCAACGCCGGGATCAACGGAGCGCAATCCCTAAGCGAGTTGGACGAGGGCACAGTCGCGCGTGTAGTCAACGTGAACCTCGTAGCGCCTCTCATGCTTGTCCATCACTTATCCGACCACATCAACGACCATGGTCGGGTCATCGGGATCTCCTCCGGATTCGCCCGAATCGCCGCCCCCACTCATGTGGCATACACCGCATCCAAGGCCGGTCTAGAAGCCGCGTTTCGGGCCATCGCCGCCGAACTCGCTGAGCGCGACATTACGGTCAACACCGTGCGTCCGGGCGTCATTGACACCGACATCAATGCGGACTGGATCAACGAGCCCGGCGCCCGTGACGCAGTCGCTGCCGCCGCGGCCCTGCGAAGGGTCGGTCAGCCTGACGACGTCGCCGATATCGTTGCCTTCCTGGCCAGTCACTCCAGCCGATGGATGACCGGACAGAGCCTCGACGCCACGGGAGGGACCCAACTCTAA
- a CDS encoding TetR/AcrR family transcriptional regulator produces the protein MEQPISKPGRPRSFDPDHALHEALMTFWRYGYEGASLSRLQAAMGLTAPALYRAFGSKDELFKQAVAQYQRQYGFGIQEGVPIRDAIGAYLRTAAQEFAAEPGLGCLVSTGVLASGPDAQVSAAVVRAEREKALEDIRARFQTGVRSGELPGLTDVDGLSRAIAAVIQGMSVQARDGATERDLNRLGDAALRMLPDCR, from the coding sequence ATGGAACAGCCGATCAGCAAGCCGGGACGACCACGGTCATTCGACCCCGATCACGCGCTCCATGAAGCCCTGATGACCTTCTGGAGGTACGGGTACGAGGGCGCGAGCCTGTCACGACTGCAGGCGGCTATGGGGCTGACTGCGCCCGCCTTGTATCGGGCCTTCGGCTCGAAGGACGAGTTGTTCAAACAGGCTGTCGCGCAGTACCAGCGGCAGTATGGCTTCGGCATCCAGGAGGGGGTGCCGATCCGCGATGCGATCGGTGCATATCTCCGAACTGCGGCTCAAGAGTTTGCAGCAGAGCCGGGCTTGGGCTGCCTCGTATCAACGGGTGTACTAGCCAGCGGGCCGGATGCCCAGGTGTCGGCAGCCGTGGTAAGAGCGGAGCGCGAGAAGGCCCTGGAGGATATCCGCGCTCGATTCCAAACGGGCGTACGCAGCGGCGAACTGCCCGGGCTGACAGATGTGGACGGTCTATCCCGAGCGATCGCCGCTGTGATCCAAGGCATGTCCGTACAGGCGCGCGATGGCGCGACAGAGAGAGACCTGAACCGACTAGGGGACGCCGCGCTTCGGATGCTTCCCGACTGCCGCTGA
- a CDS encoding cysteine hydrolase family protein, with protein sequence MNTLQNPALIVVDVQRGFDDVEYWGSRDNPDCETNISSLLTHWRDRSWPIVFVRHDSTNPESTLAVGTPGNEFKEVITGDPDLLVSKTVNSSFHGTPDLDDWLRAEGIEQVVICGITTNHCCETTARIAGNLGYDTYFAIDATHTFDRPALDGTVLPAATVSAMTAANLHGEFATVVSTRTLIDGNSYAPRYEQEK encoded by the coding sequence ATGAACACGCTCCAGAACCCAGCCCTGATCGTCGTCGACGTGCAGCGCGGCTTCGATGACGTCGAGTACTGGGGTTCACGAGACAACCCTGACTGCGAAACCAATATATCCAGCCTTCTCACGCATTGGCGGGATCGGTCCTGGCCGATCGTGTTCGTTCGTCACGACTCGACTAACCCAGAGTCGACCCTTGCAGTAGGCACTCCGGGAAACGAATTCAAGGAGGTCATCACCGGCGATCCTGATCTGCTGGTGAGCAAGACCGTGAACTCGAGCTTCCATGGCACCCCAGACCTTGACGACTGGCTCCGCGCAGAGGGGATCGAGCAAGTCGTCATCTGTGGGATCACCACGAACCACTGCTGCGAAACCACCGCGCGGATCGCGGGGAACCTTGGCTACGACACGTACTTCGCTATCGACGCGACCCACACGTTCGACCGTCCCGCGCTGGACGGCACCGTCCTGCCCGCGGCAACCGTCTCAGCAATGACTGCCGCGAACCTGCATGGCGAGTTCGCCACCGTGGTCTCGACGCGCACGCTCATTGACGGAAACTCGTATGCACCGCGCTATGAGCAGGAAAAGTAG
- a CDS encoding IS481 family transposase: protein MSHPNAALTPRHGLLVGRLVVDDGWPISEVAARFQVSWPTVKRWADRYRTGQPMQDRSSRPHHSPNKTSAKTTRRCIQLRLRLREGPVQLACRLGIAPSTVHRILTDAHLNRLSHVDRATGEPVRRYEHDHPGAMLHVDVKKLGNIPDGGGWRYVGRRQGEKNRAATPGKPRNKYRDPLMGKAYVHTVIDDHSRVAYAEIHDDETAITATAVLVRAVEWFNARGVTVERVLSDNGGAYKSHLWRDTCVELGIKHKRTRPYRPQTNGKIERFHRTLADGWAYARCYTSEDERPGELEGWLHYYNHHRPHTACGDQPPFSRLTNVPGQYT from the coding sequence ATGTCTCATCCCAACGCAGCACTCACACCCCGCCATGGCCTGCTCGTCGGTCGTCTCGTCGTAGACGACGGCTGGCCGATCAGCGAAGTCGCCGCCCGCTTCCAGGTCTCCTGGCCGACCGTGAAGCGTTGGGCCGACCGCTACCGGACCGGCCAGCCGATGCAGGACCGCTCCTCACGACCACACCACTCGCCCAACAAGACCAGCGCGAAGACCACCAGACGCTGCATCCAGCTCCGTCTCCGACTGCGGGAAGGACCCGTGCAGCTCGCGTGCAGGCTGGGGATCGCCCCGTCGACGGTCCACCGGATCTTGACCGACGCCCACCTGAACCGGCTTTCCCACGTCGACCGCGCCACCGGTGAGCCCGTCCGACGCTATGAGCACGACCATCCCGGCGCGATGCTCCATGTCGACGTGAAGAAGCTCGGCAACATCCCCGACGGCGGCGGCTGGCGCTACGTCGGCCGCCGGCAAGGAGAGAAGAACCGGGCAGCCACGCCGGGCAAGCCCAGGAACAAGTACCGGGACCCGTTGATGGGCAAGGCCTACGTCCACACCGTCATCGACGACCACTCCCGCGTTGCCTACGCCGAGATCCACGACGACGAAACCGCGATCACCGCCACCGCGGTCCTGGTGAGGGCTGTCGAGTGGTTCAACGCCCGCGGCGTCACCGTCGAGCGGGTCCTCTCAGACAATGGCGGCGCCTACAAGTCGCACCTGTGGCGAGACACCTGCGTTGAGCTCGGGATCAAGCACAAGCGCACCCGTCCGTATCGGCCGCAGACCAACGGGAAGATCGAGCGCTTCCACCGCACTCTGGCCGACGGTTGGGCCTACGCCCGCTGCTACACCTCCGAGGACGAACGCCCGGGCGAGCTGGAGGGCTGGCTGCACTACTACAACCACCACCGACCCCACACGGCCTGCGGGGACCAGCCGCCCTTCTCACGATTGACCAACGTCCCCGGTCAGTACACCTAG
- a CDS encoding nuclear transport factor 2 family protein: MSTRTTQQTVEDFFSAFGAGDLDTVKNLFAPTINFTVHGSPAVPWAGTRHTRDELDTFFPAFAALGPATEYTIHQIVVDGDHAVALGHNEFPVLATGKSFSNDFALHFTVQDGQITGYQMYEDTYAVDQAFTPTN, encoded by the coding sequence ATGAGCACCCGCACCACCCAGCAGACCGTCGAAGACTTCTTCTCGGCCTTCGGTGCCGGCGACCTCGACACGGTCAAGAACCTGTTCGCACCCACCATCAACTTCACCGTGCACGGGAGCCCCGCCGTCCCGTGGGCCGGCACTCGCCACACCCGCGACGAACTCGACACGTTCTTCCCCGCATTCGCCGCCCTCGGACCCGCCACCGAATACACGATCCACCAGATCGTCGTCGACGGCGACCATGCCGTCGCACTCGGCCACAACGAGTTCCCCGTCCTGGCCACCGGCAAGAGCTTCTCCAACGACTTCGCCCTCCACTTCACAGTTCAGGACGGTCAGATCACCGGGTACCAGATGTACGAGGACACTTACGCGGTCGATCAGGCCTTCACCCCCACCAACTGA
- a CDS encoding NADP-dependent oxidoreductase, whose amino-acid sequence MCRSRHSSVGASTDRLVVMHPSLPRTMLAAIIPAPGGRPELRQCPVPEPGPGEVLVRVMASSVNPTDVMTWRRGMFVTGQTVPFVGGYDMSGIVVKLGRGVTALDVGDAVTGMPRFPAPAAAFAQYSAVPARHLARIPTGTEDLSAGAWGRWAGLPLAGLTAYQALVDTAHLQSGQTVLVHAASGGVGSLACQLAVNLGAQVTAVTSDRGRTLVEVLGTRHVVDRATVDWQRFAGCFDVVLDTVGGDTTPRSLAMASPDGVVVALHPYAHDDLAQRDPRLRRMLVEPDHHALELLIEQAARGRLTVQVGAGYPLSDLGDALLHVETNKTPGKTIIHIQGDNA is encoded by the coding sequence ATGTGTCGTTCACGCCACTCGTCTGTGGGGGCGTCCACCGACAGGCTGGTGGTCATGCACCCGTCACTTCCGCGCACCATGCTTGCCGCGATTATCCCGGCGCCCGGCGGGCGGCCTGAGTTGCGTCAATGTCCGGTTCCAGAACCCGGACCGGGCGAGGTTCTGGTCCGAGTCATGGCGTCCTCGGTCAACCCCACTGACGTCATGACTTGGCGCAGGGGCATGTTCGTCACAGGGCAGACAGTCCCGTTCGTGGGCGGCTACGACATGTCTGGCATCGTGGTGAAGCTTGGACGCGGAGTCACGGCGCTCGACGTCGGTGATGCGGTGACCGGCATGCCTCGTTTCCCCGCACCAGCCGCGGCGTTCGCCCAGTACTCCGCTGTCCCTGCCCGCCACCTTGCACGGATCCCAACAGGCACAGAAGACCTGTCTGCAGGCGCATGGGGGCGCTGGGCCGGACTCCCGCTCGCCGGCCTGACCGCCTATCAAGCACTGGTGGACACGGCGCACCTGCAGTCGGGGCAAACCGTCCTCGTCCATGCCGCATCCGGCGGGGTCGGGTCCCTGGCCTGTCAGCTCGCCGTGAACCTCGGTGCGCAGGTGACGGCAGTGACCAGTGATCGCGGTAGGACGTTGGTCGAGGTGCTCGGGACGCGACATGTCGTTGATCGCGCGACCGTGGACTGGCAGAGGTTCGCTGGTTGTTTCGACGTCGTCCTCGACACAGTCGGCGGTGACACGACACCACGGTCCTTGGCCATGGCCTCGCCTGATGGCGTCGTGGTCGCACTCCACCCCTATGCCCACGACGACTTGGCCCAACGAGATCCACGACTGCGCCGGATGCTCGTCGAGCCTGACCATCACGCCCTGGAACTGCTCATCGAGCAGGCCGCGCGAGGGCGGCTCACCGTCCAGGTCGGCGCTGGCTACCCGCTGAGTGACCTCGGCGACGCGCTACTGCACGTCGAGACCAACAAGACCCCAGGCAAGACCATCATCCACATCCAAGGAGACAACGCATGA
- a CDS encoding GlxA family transcriptional regulator: MRHVVTIACPGTALFDVGIPSRVFGAARTANDEPAYDVTIASPTGAGPLLTKDGVSVDLPGVDQIKETDTVVVASSDALLDPLVRRDMASALAPFLLQGQAVRPGVRVAAVCSGAFLLGELGLLDHRTATTHWRLADQLAKLFPSTHLQTESLYIEDDGVLTSGGVAAGIDLCLHMIRQDYGVRIANDVARSCVVAPFREGGQAQYVQTPVPRSADPSMNDLVHWLLETLDQRHTLEDIAHRGHMSTRTFERRFRREHGTSPGQWLTAARIQRAKELLESTDLPVERIAELVGLGTASNLRTHFTRCVGRTPQAYRRSFTAGSNSTNVSGQYS, encoded by the coding sequence ATGCGTCATGTGGTCACGATCGCCTGCCCTGGCACCGCGCTGTTCGACGTGGGGATCCCGTCACGAGTATTCGGCGCGGCCCGCACCGCAAACGATGAGCCGGCGTACGACGTCACGATCGCGTCACCGACTGGCGCCGGACCGCTCCTGACCAAGGACGGCGTGTCGGTCGACCTGCCAGGTGTGGACCAGATCAAGGAGACTGACACTGTCGTGGTCGCCTCGAGCGACGCACTGCTCGACCCGCTGGTCCGTCGCGACATGGCATCCGCGCTGGCCCCCTTCCTGCTACAGGGGCAAGCCGTGCGACCTGGCGTCCGTGTCGCTGCGGTCTGTTCGGGAGCGTTCCTTCTGGGGGAGCTGGGCCTGCTTGACCATCGCACGGCCACGACCCACTGGCGACTGGCTGACCAGCTCGCCAAGCTGTTCCCTTCCACCCATCTGCAAACGGAGTCGCTCTACATCGAGGACGACGGAGTTTTGACCTCGGGTGGAGTGGCTGCGGGTATAGACCTGTGCCTACACATGATCCGACAGGACTACGGAGTCCGGATCGCCAACGACGTCGCCCGCAGTTGTGTGGTGGCGCCCTTCAGAGAGGGCGGGCAGGCACAGTATGTCCAAACACCAGTGCCCCGCTCTGCGGACCCCTCGATGAACGACTTGGTCCACTGGTTGCTGGAGACACTCGACCAGCGCCACACGCTGGAAGACATCGCCCACCGGGGGCACATGAGCACCCGCACCTTTGAACGGCGCTTTCGCCGAGAGCACGGCACAAGCCCCGGACAGTGGCTGACAGCTGCACGTATCCAGCGAGCCAAAGAACTGCTCGAGTCCACAGACCTGCCCGTCGAGCGCATCGCCGAGCTGGTGGGCCTCGGCACGGCCAGCAACCTACGAACCCACTTCACCCGCTGCGTCGGACGAACGCCCCAGGCTTATCGCCGCTCCTTCACCGCGGGCAGCAATTCGACCAACGTCTCCGGTCAGTACAGTTAG
- a CDS encoding IS3 family transposase (programmed frameshift): protein MPAPRKYPDELRERATRMTLEARQNPATRTGAFRRVGEQLGINPETLRNWVRQAEIDHGHRPGITTSEAARVAELEKENRELRRANAILRSASAFFAADARETPTALIVDYIDEHKHEFGVEPICATLSAAGTQIAPSTYYAAKTRPPSVRSLRDVQVLVEIRRVHEANYGVYGARKVHAQLRREGLQVARCTVERLMRAAGLRGISRAKGPRTTVPGRGPDERQDLVQRDFTAAAPNQLWVADITYCRTFSGWVYAAFIIDVFSRRVLGWQLSKSLRTDLALDALEMAFWTRQRAGQDVAGLRHHSDKGLQYVAVRYTQRLAQAGAVASVGSTGDSYDNALAEAFNSLFKAELIRNKGPFKSIEDLEIAVAEYIDWFNHRRVHGEIRLVPPVEFEDV, encoded by the exons ATGCCCGCACCACGGAAGTACCCCGACGAGCTCCGCGAACGCGCCACGCGGATGACGCTGGAAGCCCGTCAAAACCCCGCCACGAGGACCGGAGCATTCCGCCGCGTAGGAGAACAGCTCGGGATCAATCCCGAGACGCTGCGCAACTGGGTCCGCCAAGCCGAGATCGACCACGGCCACCGCCCCGGAATCACGACCAGCGAAGCCGCCCGGGTGGCCGAGCTGGAGAAGGAGAACCGTGAACTACGGCGGGCGAACGCGATCCTGCGCTCGGCGTCGGCTTTCTTCGCGGCGGATGCTCG CGAGACGCCCACAGCGCTGATCGTGGACTACATCGACGAACACAAGCACGAGTTCGGTGTCGAGCCGATCTGCGCCACGCTGTCCGCGGCAGGCACACAGATCGCACCGAGCACGTACTACGCGGCCAAGACGCGCCCTCCTTCAGTGCGCAGCCTGCGCGATGTGCAGGTGCTCGTGGAAATCCGGCGGGTGCATGAGGCCAACTACGGGGTCTACGGGGCCCGGAAGGTCCACGCGCAACTGCGGAGGGAGGGCCTGCAGGTGGCCAGGTGCACGGTGGAGCGGCTCATGCGAGCCGCAGGCCTGCGCGGGATCAGCCGCGCGAAGGGACCGAGGACCACGGTCCCAGGCCGCGGCCCGGATGAGCGTCAAGACCTGGTCCAGCGAGACTTCACCGCGGCGGCTCCGAACCAGCTGTGGGTCGCTGACATCACCTACTGCCGCACTTTCAGCGGATGGGTGTACGCCGCGTTCATCATCGACGTGTTCTCCCGACGGGTGCTGGGCTGGCAGCTGTCGAAGTCGCTGCGCACGGACCTGGCCCTGGACGCGTTGGAGATGGCGTTCTGGACGCGTCAGCGTGCAGGCCAAGACGTGGCCGGGCTACGGCATCACAGCGATAAAGGACTCCAGTACGTCGCCGTGCGATACACCCAGCGGCTCGCCCAGGCCGGCGCAGTCGCCTCAGTCGGCTCGACGGGGGACTCGTATGACAATGCCCTCGCGGAGGCGTTCAACTCGCTGTTCAAGGCGGAGCTGATCCGGAACAAGGGGCCATTCAAGTCCATCGAGGACCTGGAGATCGCGGTCGCGGAGTACATCGACTGGTTCAACCATCGTCGTGTGCACGGCGAGATCAGGCTGGTCCCTCCGGTCGAGTTCGAGGACGTCTAA
- a CDS encoding DoxX family protein, translated as MPLTPDMWWPPAVLALALFSDAAMSLRPPRFIRDCLNGVGFPREWWWTLIVIKTLAVIGLIAGIWIPGIALAANTGVIVYFLSAAAAHIRTRFTGQAFWLNCLGMLALSIAVLILSFAL; from the coding sequence ATGCCCCTGACCCCGGACATGTGGTGGCCTCCGGCCGTTCTCGCCCTCGCCTTGTTCAGCGACGCGGCGATGTCTCTGCGCCCACCGAGATTCATCCGCGACTGTTTGAACGGCGTGGGCTTCCCCCGCGAATGGTGGTGGACTCTCATCGTCATCAAGACGCTCGCCGTGATCGGGCTCATTGCGGGGATCTGGATTCCAGGCATCGCTCTTGCCGCCAACACCGGCGTGATCGTCTACTTCCTCAGCGCCGCCGCCGCCCATATCCGAACCCGCTTCACAGGGCAGGCGTTTTGGCTCAACTGCCTCGGCATGCTCGCACTCTCCATCGCAGTCCTGATTCTCTCGTTCGCGCTCTGA
- a CDS encoding TetR/AcrR family transcriptional regulator, producing the protein MRQQLKQATQLRVLEAASRLFRKRGFAATTVRDIAEAAGVSAGTVMAVGDKNALLVQVFDTMVADEHAQRAGATPQSTGDAPDTCVKRLGVLVQPFVAMFTGSPELARSYASILVSGTHSSSLFTELHARLVEEFATAITKQGCTPAADAPAKAQALYAAYVGTLFTWSARGLVDPSAITNGLRTSFAAISICKE; encoded by the coding sequence GTGCGTCAGCAGCTCAAGCAAGCAACGCAGCTTCGCGTCCTGGAAGCGGCGAGCCGGTTGTTCCGGAAGCGAGGGTTCGCCGCCACAACGGTGCGAGACATCGCTGAGGCAGCTGGCGTCAGTGCCGGGACGGTGATGGCCGTCGGTGACAAGAACGCGCTGCTGGTGCAGGTGTTCGACACGATGGTGGCGGACGAGCATGCCCAGCGAGCCGGCGCAACCCCTCAGTCGACCGGCGACGCCCCTGACACCTGCGTAAAGCGCCTGGGCGTTCTAGTGCAGCCGTTCGTGGCGATGTTCACGGGCAGCCCCGAGTTGGCGCGGTCGTACGCGTCGATTCTGGTTTCCGGAACTCATTCCTCGTCATTGTTCACCGAGCTGCACGCCCGACTCGTCGAAGAGTTCGCCACCGCGATAACCAAGCAGGGGTGCACCCCAGCGGCTGACGCGCCAGCTAAGGCGCAGGCACTGTACGCCGCCTACGTCGGCACACTCTTCACCTGGTCTGCACGAGGCCTGGTCGATCCGTCCGCCATCACAAACGGCCTCCGCACATCGTTCGCGGCGATCAGCATCTGTAAGGAGTGA
- a CDS encoding GNAT family N-acetyltransferase: MLEPTPSTGPLSAEAHLVISQAVPEDGAALLSLQHRLDRQSSFMLLEPGERPSSVEEIRGRLAAQSSAGSFDLIASLPRQHVGPVGWVSVEVAPYRRAAHVGHLVLGVDAACTGQGVGRRLLKAALDECRRRRLRRVELTVMVDNLRAVQLYLQCGFVVEGLRRTSLIRDGGSVDEYAMAQLVLSSGSESAVVDK; the protein is encoded by the coding sequence ATGCTTGAACCCACACCATCCACTGGGCCGTTGTCTGCAGAGGCGCACCTCGTCATCAGCCAGGCCGTCCCGGAGGACGGTGCGGCCCTGCTGTCGTTGCAGCATCGTCTGGACCGGCAGTCGAGCTTCATGCTTTTGGAACCGGGAGAACGTCCTTCTTCCGTGGAGGAGATACGAGGGCGGTTGGCCGCCCAGAGCTCGGCGGGCAGCTTTGACCTGATAGCCAGCCTGCCCAGACAACATGTGGGGCCAGTGGGATGGGTCTCGGTGGAGGTGGCTCCGTACCGGCGGGCCGCCCACGTCGGGCACCTGGTTCTGGGAGTCGATGCCGCCTGCACCGGTCAGGGGGTGGGGCGCCGTTTGCTGAAAGCTGCCCTGGACGAGTGCCGGCGACGTCGACTGCGGCGGGTGGAACTGACCGTAATGGTTGACAACCTGCGTGCGGTGCAGCTGTACCTGCAGTGTGGGTTCGTCGTCGAGGGCCTGCGCAGGACGTCCCTGATCCGTGATGGTGGCTCTGTCGACGAGTACGCCATGGCCCAGCTCGTCCTAAGCTCCGGTTCGGAATCCGCGGTGGTCGACAAGTAG
- a CDS encoding RCC1 domain-containing protein, with protein sequence MSLQRVPLAAGRRHSLVVVDGGRVLAAGPPGAGECAVTGWSDVVAVAAGNVHAARNTGRSHSVGLRADGTVLAVGWNAHGQCDVTGWSQVVGFAAGWRRTLGVRADGTVLAAGRRDDGACDVGGWSGIVAVSAGDWHSVGLRSDGTVVATGMDTRGQGDVAGWSDVVGIAAGYLHTLGVREDGTVLACGDTAAGLAGARRWRGVAAVVAGSYHSLGLTQDGRVLAAGDDGHGQCSTQTWRDVVAIAAGSTHSLGLRSDGVILAAGNNADGQCHWALSAPGQYN encoded by the coding sequence GTGAGCCTCCAGCGGGTCCCCCTCGCGGCCGGCCGGCGGCACTCGCTGGTCGTCGTCGATGGCGGTCGCGTCCTGGCAGCTGGCCCGCCGGGCGCGGGCGAGTGCGCCGTGACCGGCTGGAGCGACGTCGTCGCCGTCGCCGCCGGCAATGTCCACGCCGCGCGGAACACGGGCCGCTCCCACTCGGTCGGGTTACGCGCCGACGGGACGGTCCTGGCCGTGGGCTGGAACGCGCACGGGCAGTGCGATGTCACGGGCTGGTCTCAGGTGGTGGGCTTCGCCGCCGGATGGCGCCGCACCCTCGGGGTGCGCGCAGACGGCACCGTGCTGGCCGCCGGCCGCAGAGACGACGGGGCGTGTGACGTGGGGGGCTGGTCCGGGATCGTCGCGGTCTCCGCCGGGGACTGGCACTCCGTGGGCCTCCGGTCGGACGGGACAGTGGTGGCGACCGGGATGGACACGCGCGGCCAGGGCGATGTAGCCGGGTGGAGTGATGTCGTGGGTATCGCCGCCGGCTACCTCCACACCCTGGGGGTCAGGGAGGACGGCACCGTGCTGGCCTGCGGCGACACCGCTGCGGGCCTGGCCGGGGCGCGTCGCTGGCGGGGCGTCGCGGCTGTTGTAGCCGGCAGTTATCACTCGCTCGGGCTGACACAGGACGGACGCGTTCTGGCCGCCGGAGACGACGGCCACGGGCAGTGCAGTACGCAGACCTGGCGCGATGTCGTGGCGATCGCGGCTGGGTCGACGCACTCGCTCGGACTCCGCAGCGACGGGGTCATCCTGGCCGCCGGCAACAATGCCGACGGGCAGTGTCACTGGGCGTTGAGCGCCCCCGGTCAGTACAACTAG
- a CDS encoding formylglycine-generating enzyme family protein, with the protein MDTPVMASLPAGVITLRDARRSQTREVTLEAFEIAVHPVHDQGSGLPWAPFTWFDAVAYCNELSRASGLQEAYTWQGRTVDWDTAADGYRLPTEAEWEYACRAGTTSPTYGLVEDIAWTSLDDVDSPQPVGSKAPNAWGLHDMLGNVWEWCWDYADPARYGDYRSLRGGGWADEPWSVRASVRRGSAPNAVLEDVGLRLARGPVGSPGQAQGWSHEADRQRAAIRGPLPVGWTPLWEIAR; encoded by the coding sequence ATGGACACCCCCGTCATGGCCTCGCTCCCCGCGGGGGTCATCACACTGCGGGACGCCCGTCGCTCGCAGACCCGCGAGGTAACCCTGGAGGCCTTCGAGATCGCCGTCCACCCGGTTCATGACCAGGGCTCTGGTCTGCCGTGGGCGCCGTTCACGTGGTTCGACGCCGTCGCGTACTGCAACGAGCTCTCCCGTGCATCCGGACTGCAGGAGGCCTACACGTGGCAGGGCCGGACGGTCGACTGGGACACCGCGGCCGACGGATACCGCCTGCCCACCGAGGCGGAATGGGAGTACGCCTGCCGCGCCGGGACGACCTCACCCACCTACGGGTTGGTAGAGGACATCGCCTGGACCAGCCTGGACGACGTCGACTCACCCCAGCCCGTGGGCTCCAAGGCGCCCAACGCGTGGGGCCTGCACGACATGCTCGGCAACGTCTGGGAATGGTGCTGGGACTACGCCGACCCCGCCCGCTACGGCGATTACCGCAGTCTGCGCGGGGGTGGCTGGGCGGATGAACCCTGGAGCGTGCGCGCCTCAGTGCGCCGGGGCAGCGCCCCGAACGCCGTCCTGGAGGACGTGGGACTCCGCCTTGCCCGGGGTCCGGTCGGCAGCCCGGGGCAAGCTCAGGGCTGGTCCCATGAGGCAGACAGGCAACGAGCCGCCATCCGCGGGCCGCTTCCCGTGGGGTGGACACCCCTTTGGGAGATCGCACGGTGA